From Paenibacillus sp. GP183, one genomic window encodes:
- a CDS encoding penicillin-binding protein 2, with translation MDKYNRTSATVKRRMFMILLVFMALLASIAGRLLWIQLVRTGGSSIHTVDLVKNSVSQRQSSLVLHTGRGDFYDWKLRPMTGETSKALVIFPVQKKIHSEDQQNENIARILGVSTAEWKTFSDHVKEPRLWSTKPDGQPNHLNAKQEELIDLLQLPNVRVVAYEKRYPQSMAAKQLIGFIGENPERIKTVFGKQLAHGDVSLTSKIGGSGLEKSFEPLIEGIGQTSISYFTDNEKRPLTGLGTRLIEPTNPYYPLKVITTIDLDLQKKVEALMDSMNIREGAAVVLNAADADIRVMASKPDYNPEDVDPSQSNWSNHALKAIAPGSIFKTAVAVAALEEGVVKPGETFDCQGALGKYGFTCWKKEGHGRLTLQEGFAESCNIVFAKVMQRLSSVQLEKYAGALGLTHKAGWQGTAGQQNVQQLDSEDEGQLFAAGTPREDEGVRMQTAIGQRDVLLSPLQSANMIVTLLHGGERFSPRAASEIRYQTDRIMSSFTVQKSHTAISRATSRELLKWMETVVTEGTGKALQGTKWQLAGKSGTAQVLTGKQEKVNQWFIGYGPVHAPKYAVSVSVANVGPMEPNKAIPLFKGIMQILAESEQ, from the coding sequence ATGGACAAGTATAATCGTACTTCAGCAACTGTGAAGCGAAGAATGTTCATGATCCTGCTTGTTTTTATGGCGCTGCTCGCAAGTATCGCAGGAAGGCTGCTTTGGATCCAACTGGTGCGAACAGGCGGATCTTCGATACATACCGTGGATCTCGTGAAGAACTCCGTCTCCCAGAGGCAAAGCTCTTTGGTGCTGCACACGGGACGTGGAGATTTTTATGACTGGAAGCTTCGTCCCATGACCGGAGAGACCTCTAAAGCGCTAGTCATCTTTCCTGTCCAGAAGAAAATTCATAGCGAAGATCAGCAAAATGAAAATATCGCCCGGATTCTGGGAGTTAGTACAGCTGAATGGAAGACATTCTCCGATCATGTCAAAGAGCCGCGTTTGTGGTCGACCAAACCGGATGGTCAGCCGAATCATTTAAACGCAAAGCAAGAAGAACTAATTGATCTATTACAGCTTCCAAATGTGCGGGTTGTTGCCTATGAAAAGCGTTATCCGCAGAGTATGGCAGCTAAACAGCTCATAGGGTTTATTGGTGAGAATCCGGAAAGAATCAAGACAGTATTCGGTAAGCAGCTGGCCCATGGAGATGTTTCGTTAACAAGTAAAATCGGAGGATCCGGCCTGGAGAAGAGCTTTGAGCCCTTGATCGAGGGCATAGGCCAAACGTCCATTTCTTATTTTACCGATAATGAAAAGAGACCTTTGACTGGATTGGGAACACGCTTGATAGAGCCGACCAATCCCTATTATCCGCTGAAGGTAATTACAACAATCGATCTGGATCTGCAAAAAAAAGTTGAAGCGCTTATGGATTCCATGAATATTCGGGAAGGTGCTGCCGTTGTTCTGAATGCTGCCGATGCCGATATCAGGGTCATGGCCAGCAAACCCGATTACAACCCGGAGGATGTTGACCCATCGCAAAGCAATTGGAGCAATCATGCCCTAAAAGCGATAGCTCCAGGCTCTATTTTCAAAACAGCAGTAGCGGTTGCCGCTCTCGAGGAAGGAGTGGTGAAGCCCGGTGAAACCTTTGATTGTCAGGGGGCTCTGGGAAAGTACGGGTTTACCTGCTGGAAAAAGGAAGGCCATGGCCGCTTGACGCTGCAGGAAGGGTTTGCAGAGTCCTGCAATATTGTATTTGCGAAAGTGATGCAGCGCCTCAGCTCTGTACAGCTGGAGAAGTATGCCGGGGCATTGGGTCTGACTCATAAAGCGGGCTGGCAGGGCACTGCCGGGCAGCAGAATGTTCAGCAGTTGGACAGTGAGGATGAGGGCCAATTATTCGCAGCCGGAACCCCACGTGAGGATGAGGGAGTACGCATGCAAACGGCTATAGGCCAGCGCGATGTCCTTCTTTCTCCACTTCAGTCAGCGAATATGATTGTTACTCTGCTTCACGGCGGAGAGCGTTTTTCACCGAGGGCCGCCTCGGAAATTCGTTACCAAACAGATAGAATCATGTCGAGTTTTACGGTTCAAAAAAGCCATACGGCCATCTCCCGAGCAACCAGCCGAGAATTGCTGAAGTGGATGGAGACGGTGGTTACAGAGGGAACAGGCAAAGCGCTGCAAGGTACTAAGTGGCAGCTTGCCGGAAAATCGGGAACTGCACAAGTTCTAACAGGGAAACAGGAAAAGGTCAATCAATGGTTCATTGGATATGGTCCGGTACATGCTCCCAAGTACGCTGTTTCCGTCTCTGTCGCCAATGTTGGTCCAATGGAGCCCAATAAAGCAATCCCTTTATTTAAAGGAATCATGCAGATTTTAGCTGAATCCGAGCAGTAA
- a CDS encoding ATP-binding protein: MSLIPLLAAFLYGGIGSGLIVSAVEIVFSYYFHGPEVEWVALITVFLIPFILSFIYLSNWKHKSPKIMFPALLALICAFATFCVSLFDSFTNEIPFTLSSILIGLGYCVIHMLTMSMITFLIEHIKENLALRQEFQKSEKLNVLSELAASVAHEIRNPMTVARGFMQILNQSQVSEEKKRMYTAMVIEEIDRAQNIISDYLSLAKPQAEKLEKLDASTLSQKLANLINPYASLLNVQIAFEMESYLWILANGEKLMQCLVNLTKNGIEAMPDGGTLQIRGYKEKDLVRIEIRDNGIGMTHEQLERLGTPFYSTKQKGTGLGMMVSYRIIKTFGGTIDVTSQLNKGTCFVVTLPGAS, encoded by the coding sequence TTGAGTCTCATTCCACTTCTTGCCGCTTTTTTATATGGGGGCATTGGATCCGGTTTAATAGTGTCCGCTGTTGAAATTGTCTTTAGCTATTACTTTCATGGTCCCGAGGTGGAATGGGTTGCGCTTATTACTGTTTTCCTTATACCCTTTATCCTTTCTTTCATTTATCTTAGCAATTGGAAGCACAAATCACCCAAGATCATGTTCCCTGCGCTGCTCGCTTTGATCTGTGCTTTCGCTACTTTCTGCGTTTCTCTCTTCGACTCGTTCACGAATGAAATTCCCTTCACATTATCCTCTATTCTAATAGGTTTAGGCTATTGCGTCATTCATATGCTGACGATGTCGATGATCACCTTTTTGATTGAGCATATCAAAGAAAATCTGGCCCTGCGCCAGGAATTTCAAAAATCGGAAAAACTGAATGTACTCAGCGAACTGGCTGCCTCTGTGGCTCATGAAATCAGAAACCCTATGACGGTAGCTCGGGGCTTTATGCAAATTCTAAACCAATCCCAGGTGTCCGAAGAAAAAAAACGCATGTATACGGCAATGGTCATCGAAGAAATCGATAGAGCCCAAAACATCATCAGCGATTACTTATCCCTCGCCAAGCCCCAAGCAGAAAAGCTGGAAAAACTCGATGCATCCACTCTTTCACAAAAACTGGCTAACCTGATTAATCCTTATGCTTCATTACTCAATGTACAAATCGCCTTTGAAATGGAGTCTTATTTGTGGATCCTAGCCAACGGGGAGAAGCTGATGCAGTGCTTGGTCAACCTGACCAAAAACGGAATCGAAGCCATGCCTGATGGTGGAACCCTGCAAATTAGAGGCTATAAAGAGAAAGATCTCGTGAGGATCGAAATCAGGGACAACGGAATTGGTATGACCCATGAACAGCTCGAGCGTCTAGGCACCCCTTTCTACTCCACAAAGCAAAAAGGTACCGGCCTTGGCATGATGGTTTCTTACCGCATCATCAAGACATTTGGCGGCACTATCGATGTAACCAGTCAATTGAACAAAGGCACCTGCTTTGTCGTCACGCTGCCCGGAGCGTCCTGA
- a CDS encoding lipoate--protein ligase family protein, with product MTFSIELSDKTILLDRTHVTDAYNILYPFALEETLCRKMTTSMTPIVHLWRHPKAFVMGLRDSRLPHAANADIWLKSQGYETGVRNSGGAAVPLDLGVINVSLLLPKPAGSMEHRKDFELMAQLIRETLMKLTDDVQKGEVAGSFCPGEFDLSIGGKKFCGIAQRRQLHAISVQAFVIVEGQGEQKAAVARAFYDRAAAGAEAADYPVVLPGSMASLAECVGKPLTAVDFIQSMKELLEAGEITAQIWSEELAGENEIQEMVKLMENRYGINRN from the coding sequence ATGACATTTTCTATTGAATTATCAGACAAGACGATTTTGCTTGACAGAACCCATGTAACTGATGCGTACAATATTTTATACCCATTTGCCCTGGAAGAAACCCTTTGCCGTAAGATGACTACAAGCATGACGCCTATTGTGCATCTTTGGAGGCATCCGAAAGCTTTTGTTATGGGTCTTCGAGACAGCAGGCTTCCTCATGCTGCTAATGCGGATATTTGGCTGAAGAGTCAAGGTTATGAAACCGGCGTCAGAAATTCAGGAGGAGCTGCAGTCCCATTGGATTTGGGGGTCATCAATGTTTCCCTGCTGCTTCCGAAGCCTGCAGGGAGCATGGAACATCGCAAGGACTTTGAGCTGATGGCGCAGCTAATCCGTGAAACCCTGATGAAGCTGACGGATGATGTGCAAAAAGGAGAAGTAGCCGGGTCCTTTTGTCCAGGTGAGTTCGATTTAAGCATCGGCGGCAAAAAGTTTTGCGGGATTGCCCAAAGGCGGCAGCTCCATGCCATTTCCGTTCAGGCCTTCGTGATTGTTGAAGGTCAAGGAGAACAAAAAGCTGCAGTGGCGAGAGCTTTCTATGACCGTGCCGCAGCTGGGGCCGAAGCTGCCGATTATCCAGTTGTACTTCCCGGCAGCATGGCGAGTTTAGCCGAATGTGTGGGCAAACCGCTGACTGCCGTGGATTTTATCCAAAGTATGAAGGAGCTTCTGGAAGCCGGGGAAATAACGGCTCAGATATGGAGCGAAGAGCTTGCCGGTGAAAATGAAATTCAAGAAATGGTAAAGCTGATGGAAAATCGCTATGGCATCAATAGAAATTAA
- a CDS encoding alpha/beta hydrolase-fold protein codes for MDDARYYKRTIIKEELSSTLLGAARNLRIYLPPGYNELLSYPVIYCQDGEQFFNFGRIATILTRSILDEGLEPAIVVGIDVVTTVRTSEYSPEGGNFVAYCRFLTEELLPFVESRYPVRSDRMQRLLAGDSLGGTVSLHLALDYPSLFCKVISLSGAFFGKTRERLAKEDDLSWLELFMLIGTEETEVTTERGTFNFLEENRKTRDILVQKKTALLYTEKPGTHIWGFWQLELPAALHYFLG; via the coding sequence ATGGATGACGCGCGTTATTATAAAAGAACGATCATTAAGGAAGAACTCTCATCCACCCTGCTCGGAGCTGCGCGCAATCTGCGTATATATTTGCCGCCCGGCTATAATGAGCTGTTGTCTTATCCGGTCATATACTGCCAGGATGGAGAACAGTTTTTCAACTTTGGAAGAATCGCAACCATCCTTACCCGCTCTATTCTGGATGAGGGACTGGAGCCTGCCATTGTGGTCGGTATTGATGTAGTCACAACAGTCCGCACATCCGAGTATTCGCCTGAGGGCGGCAATTTTGTCGCGTACTGCCGTTTCTTGACCGAGGAATTGCTGCCGTTTGTCGAGTCGCGGTATCCCGTTCGATCGGATCGTATGCAGCGGTTGTTGGCAGGAGATTCCCTGGGCGGCACGGTTTCACTGCACCTCGCTCTAGATTATCCTAGCCTTTTTTGCAAAGTTATATCCTTATCCGGTGCATTTTTTGGCAAAACGAGAGAACGCTTGGCAAAGGAGGATGATCTGTCATGGTTAGAGCTGTTTATGCTTATTGGCACGGAAGAGACTGAAGTGACAACCGAGCGCGGAACTTTTAATTTTCTTGAGGAAAATCGGAAGACACGAGACATCCTGGTACAGAAAAAAACCGCGCTTCTCTATACAGAGAAACCCGGTACGCACATTTGGGGCTTTTGGCAGCTTGAGCTGCCTGCGGCACTCCACTATTTTCTCGGTTAA
- the pdhA gene encoding pyruvate dehydrogenase (acetyl-transferring) E1 component subunit alpha, producing MSKQAVKQINYEVSTEQIEPLTVLGPDGTIVNEDKMPKLSDDQLKELMRRMVFTRVWDERAVNLGRQGRLGFYAPVSGQEASMIGSEFALNRDDFICPGYRDMPQIVWHGLPLYQAFLYSRGHQHGGQIPQDVHVLMPQIIIGAQILHATGVAMAFKKRNEKRVAITYTGDGGSSEGDFYEGMNFAGSFKLPVIYFVQNNGYAITTPFSKQTAAYSIAHKAIAAGIKGVQVDGMDVLAVYQAVAEAAERGRKGEGATLIEALTYRYRPHSMADDTTKYRTKDEELDWEPRDPLTRMRIFLTKKGLWSEDAEAAVKEEAKAAVAEHIKKAEATEKMTVGGLIDSMFEATPQHLAEQKELYK from the coding sequence ATGAGCAAGCAAGCTGTCAAACAGATTAATTATGAAGTGTCCACAGAGCAAATCGAGCCGTTAACGGTTCTTGGACCGGATGGCACGATCGTCAATGAAGACAAAATGCCGAAGCTTTCCGATGATCAATTGAAAGAATTAATGAGAAGAATGGTCTTTACCCGTGTTTGGGATGAAAGAGCGGTAAATCTGGGACGTCAGGGACGTCTGGGCTTCTATGCACCCGTATCGGGACAAGAGGCTTCCATGATCGGCAGTGAGTTTGCCTTAAATAGAGATGATTTCATCTGCCCGGGTTATCGCGATATGCCGCAAATCGTGTGGCATGGCCTTCCGTTGTACCAGGCTTTTCTTTATTCCCGCGGTCACCAGCATGGCGGACAAATCCCGCAGGATGTTCATGTGTTGATGCCGCAAATTATTATTGGCGCACAAATTCTTCATGCTACAGGCGTAGCGATGGCGTTCAAAAAACGCAATGAGAAGCGTGTAGCGATAACGTATACCGGCGACGGAGGAAGCTCCGAAGGCGATTTCTATGAAGGCATGAACTTTGCAGGATCCTTTAAGCTTCCTGTGATTTATTTTGTGCAAAATAACGGCTACGCCATTACGACACCATTTTCCAAACAAACAGCAGCTTATTCCATTGCCCATAAGGCAATTGCCGCCGGAATCAAAGGTGTTCAAGTGGACGGCATGGATGTGCTGGCGGTGTATCAAGCTGTTGCCGAAGCTGCCGAGCGAGGCCGCAAAGGAGAAGGCGCAACCTTGATCGAAGCGTTGACTTACCGTTACCGTCCGCATTCCATGGCCGACGACACAACCAAATACCGCACCAAGGATGAGGAGCTGGATTGGGAACCTCGCGATCCGCTGACCCGCATGCGTATTTTCTTGACTAAAAAAGGCCTCTGGAGCGAAGATGCCGAAGCGGCTGTCAAAGAAGAAGCAAAAGCGGCTGTTGCCGAGCATATCAAGAAAGCGGAAGCCACTGAAAAAATGACCGTTGGCGGACTGATCGATTCGATGTTTGAAGCGACTCCGCAGCATCTGGCCGAGCAAAAGGAACTTTATAAATAA
- a CDS encoding alpha-ketoacid dehydrogenase subunit beta, whose amino-acid sequence MAQMTMIQAIKDAMRVELERDKDVVLFGEDVGHVGGVFRATEGLQAEFGEDRVFDTPLAESAIGGLAVGLGIQGFRPIAEIQFVGFIYEALDQICVQAARMRYRSGGRYNAPIVFRTPFGGGVKAAELHTDSLEGLLVQTPGIKVVIPSNPYDAKGLLIAAIRDNDPVFFMEHLNLYRSFRAEVPEGEYTVELGKANVVREGSDVTIITYGAMVHASVKAAEELEASKGIKVEVIDLRTIMPLDIDTVVASIKKTNRAIVVQEAQKTSGIAAEVIAQINEKAILHLEAPVLRVSPPDTVYPFAQVEDAWLPNTERILAGIQKVLEF is encoded by the coding sequence ATGGCACAAATGACTATGATTCAAGCGATAAAGGACGCGATGCGCGTTGAACTGGAGAGAGATAAAGACGTTGTTCTTTTTGGAGAAGACGTAGGTCACGTAGGCGGAGTTTTCCGTGCTACCGAAGGACTGCAAGCCGAATTCGGGGAAGATCGCGTGTTCGATACACCGCTTGCCGAATCCGCTATCGGCGGGCTGGCTGTAGGTCTTGGTATTCAAGGGTTTCGCCCGATTGCCGAAATTCAATTTGTCGGCTTCATTTATGAGGCTTTGGATCAAATATGCGTTCAAGCTGCTCGCATGCGGTATCGTTCCGGCGGCAGATATAATGCTCCTATCGTGTTCCGTACCCCTTTTGGCGGCGGAGTTAAAGCGGCTGAGCTTCATACCGATTCTCTGGAAGGCTTGCTCGTGCAAACACCAGGAATTAAAGTCGTCATTCCTTCTAACCCTTATGATGCCAAAGGCTTGCTGATTGCGGCCATTCGCGATAATGATCCCGTATTTTTCATGGAGCATTTGAACTTATACCGTTCTTTTCGTGCAGAGGTGCCGGAGGGCGAATATACCGTCGAGCTTGGAAAAGCCAATGTCGTTCGTGAAGGATCAGATGTAACGATCATCACTTATGGAGCTATGGTTCATGCCTCGGTTAAAGCCGCCGAAGAATTGGAAGCTTCCAAAGGCATCAAAGTTGAAGTCATTGATCTTCGTACTATTATGCCGCTCGATATCGATACGGTTGTAGCGTCTATCAAGAAAACAAACCGCGCCATCGTGGTGCAAGAAGCGCAAAAAACCTCCGGTATAGCCGCCGAAGTCATTGCCCAGATTAATGAAAAAGCGATTCTCCATCTGGAAGCGCCAGTTCTTCGCGTATCGCCTCCGGACACCGTATATCCTTTCGCACAAGTGGAAGATGCATGGCTGCCCAATACAGAGCGTATTCTTGCGGGAATTCAAAAGGTTCTGGAATTTTAA
- a CDS encoding dihydrolipoamide acetyltransferase family protein — MAVFEYKFPELGEGIHEGEIVKLLIKAGDAVTDESILMEVQNDKAVVEVPSPVEGKIIEVKVKEGQVCHVGELVATIEVEGDVPASADPGQPEPAKQAPASVPTPAAPVAGAETGAAAPAAAKTAAPENGAGDKPAALAGGAGKEVLATPSVRKLAREEGVSLAEVTPTGPHGRVTREDVLGFKAGGGAAAPAASGKAAAPDAAADQAAAAPAAQPVSAGDRVEERIPFKGIRKIIANAMVKSVYTAPHVTLMDEIDVSALVALRERTKPLAEKKGVKLTYLPFIVKALIAASRQFPVMNAMIDEENQEIVYKKYYNIGIATDTDNGLLVPVIHDADRKNVWSIAAAIKDLAVRAREGKLAPNEMKGSTISITNIGSVGGMFFTPVINFPEVAILGAGRITEKPIVKDGQIVIGSVMALSLSFDHRIVDGAAAQNFLNYIKQLLADPELLVLEV, encoded by the coding sequence GTGGCTGTTTTTGAATATAAATTTCCTGAGCTTGGCGAAGGGATTCATGAAGGCGAGATCGTAAAGCTTCTCATCAAGGCTGGAGACGCCGTAACCGACGAATCTATTTTGATGGAAGTGCAAAACGATAAGGCCGTGGTCGAAGTCCCTTCCCCGGTCGAAGGTAAAATCATAGAGGTCAAGGTGAAGGAAGGGCAAGTCTGCCATGTGGGCGAGCTTGTCGCCACGATTGAAGTGGAAGGCGACGTGCCGGCTTCCGCCGATCCCGGCCAGCCCGAGCCGGCGAAACAAGCGCCGGCTTCCGTGCCTACACCGGCTGCGCCCGTTGCAGGCGCTGAAACCGGAGCAGCGGCGCCCGCTGCTGCGAAAACCGCAGCGCCAGAGAATGGCGCTGGCGATAAACCAGCCGCGCTTGCAGGCGGCGCGGGCAAAGAAGTGCTTGCGACGCCCAGCGTGCGCAAGCTGGCCCGTGAAGAAGGCGTCTCCCTCGCAGAGGTGACGCCAACAGGGCCGCACGGCCGCGTGACACGCGAGGACGTGCTTGGCTTTAAAGCCGGCGGCGGGGCTGCGGCACCGGCTGCTTCAGGCAAGGCGGCAGCACCGGATGCGGCTGCCGATCAAGCGGCTGCGGCTCCTGCCGCGCAGCCGGTGAGCGCGGGCGATCGCGTCGAGGAGCGGATCCCGTTCAAGGGGATCCGCAAGATTATCGCGAACGCGATGGTCAAATCCGTCTACACGGCTCCGCATGTGACGCTGATGGACGAGATCGACGTATCGGCACTCGTCGCGCTGCGTGAAAGAACGAAGCCGCTCGCCGAGAAAAAAGGAGTGAAGCTGACGTACCTGCCATTTATCGTCAAGGCCTTAATCGCAGCGTCTCGCCAGTTCCCGGTCATGAATGCCATGATCGATGAAGAAAACCAGGAAATCGTCTACAAAAAATACTACAATATCGGGATTGCGACCGATACGGATAACGGCCTTTTGGTACCGGTCATTCATGACGCCGACCGCAAAAACGTCTGGTCCATCGCGGCTGCCATCAAGGATTTGGCCGTTCGTGCACGCGAAGGCAAGCTGGCCCCCAATGAAATGAAGGGCAGCACCATTTCGATCACAAACATTGGTTCCGTTGGCGGTATGTTCTTCACTCCGGTCATCAATTTCCCTGAGGTTGCGATCCTCGGTGCAGGCCGGATCACAGAAAAACCAATCGTGAAGGACGGTCAAATTGTCATTGGCTCCGTTATGGCCTTATCGCTTAGCTTTGATCATCGCATTGTCGACGGGGCTGCCGCGCAAAACTTTTTGAATTACATCAAACAGCTGCTGGCTGATCCCGAGCTTCTAGTTTTGGAGGTGTAA